The following coding sequences lie in one Silene latifolia isolate original U9 population chromosome 5, ASM4854445v1, whole genome shotgun sequence genomic window:
- the LOC141657907 gene encoding receptor-like protein EIX1 has translation MTHRHCFEALDKSLKDVMRVLDVGNAEVPFGGKVVVFGGDFRQTLPVVSKGSRADVVAVSLCSSYLWSFCKVLRLTKNMRLQVGSSTDNVEELRKFSEWLLEIGDGIAGGENDGEVDLELPADLLIQDVTNPIKTLVDVTYPDLLAQLWNPEYLQQRAILAPTHEIVESVNEYVLSLIEKDERIYLSSDEVCSDDRGTGGGDFHSIEFLNSIKCAGLPNHQLKLKVGAMVMLLRNIDQSRGLCNGTRLIVTDLGERVIRCTVLTGSHKGDRVHIARLTLTPSDTSKFPVRFSRRQFPIAVCFAMTINKSQGQSLSQRASERHALLHFKQDIRVDYCGILDDWEHTLDCCQWRGIRCNNQSGHVIGLNLSGELCLQGTLSISLLNLKHLKYLDLSYNNFLETLPKFIGSLASLEHLNLSGAGFQGVIPQEIGNLSSLTSLDLSSNINLRAESLGWLSRLRLLRELDLSDIDLSTTANAWLSIVNNLPFLQELHLANCKLSLNSPLSLSYINSSTTLVVLSLSHNNLNDTSIFEWLLNLSGLETSLTYLDLSENQMFGNNLQSSQRSMKRLDNLCSLQTLNLEDTNLNYKFSDIIQSFSKCPHKALLSLRLSGNQVWGSIPDNIGAFSSLRELDVDDNQLNGTINESLGKLTMLKILDLSSNNLHGTISQSLWKLTMLETLDLSSNYLNGIITTTHLSNIPKLRYLGLSSNPEIVVNISADWIPPFQLDELRLSSCKIGPYFPRWITTQKNLSWLDISNASISGTIPISFWNSSVCLGIRYLDMSHNMFNGTIPDVSISFDNQPDIRLGYNLLEGAIPTFLRNTVSILYLNNKFSKGLTPFLCPHKQTPLFDLDLSSNFFSEEFPDCWNYFDKLNNLHLENNSLWGKLPISIGELNLGGLHLSNNNLSGELPASLVNCTSLLILDLANNSFTGRIPHDIGHNLGFLVILNLQSNRFVGVLPTSFCDLSNLQFLDLSDNYISGTIPRCIYKLVSMTHTDDESIESLGPYTHGYSSDYESFTWKNNEQTFAGFNSLMLLKGIDISNNKLEGEIPEGISSLVGLKFLNLSRNNLTGPIMSKIGQLTSLESLDISNNHLSGEIPLSLAQISYLSSFDISNNSLTGKIPIGTQLQGFDASSYMGNPGLCGAPLPKCAGDEVPAIAPIGDVKQDTKDDFMLGMYISVVLGIIVGFWGVCGTLVVKRSWRQAYFRFYEDTRDKIYVIWVVKIAKAWRRS, from the exons ATGACTCATAGGCATTGCTTTGAGGCCCTTGATAAAAGTTTAAAAGATGTTATGCGTGTTTTGGACGTGGGAAATGCTGAAGTGCCGTTTGGTGGGAAAGTTGTGGTATTCGGGGGTGATTTTAGACAGACATTACCGGTtgtttcaaaaggaagtagagcAGATGTTGTGGCTGTATCCCTGTGTTCATCGTATTTATGGTCTTTCTGCaag GTACTTAGATTGACCAAAAATATGCGATTGCAAGTTGGTAGTTCAACTGACAATGTTGAGGAGTTACGAAAATTCTCCGAATGGCtcttggagattggagatggtatAGCAGGCGGTGAAAATGATGGAGAAGTTGATCTAGAATTACCAGCCGACTTACTAATTCAGGATGTGACGAATCCTATTAAGACATTAGTAGATGTCACTTATCCGGATCTGCTAGCACAATTGTGGAATCCGGAATATCTCCAACAAAGGGCAATCCTGGCCCCTACTCACGAGATTGTTGAATCAGTAAATGAATATGTGTTGTCGCTTATTGAAAAGGATGAGAGAATTTATTTAAGCTCCGATGAGGTGTGTAGTGATGACAGAGGTACAGGTGGCGGTGACTTTCACTCTATTGAATTCCTCAACAGTATTAAATGTGCCGGACTCCCGAATCACCAGTTGAAGTTGAAGGTCGGTGCAATGGTGATGCTTCTGCGAAACATTGATCAATCACGTGGGTTGTGTAACGGCACGAGACTAATTGTGACTGATTTGGGGGAACGCGTGATAAGATGTACTGTCTTAACTGGTAGTCATAAAGGTGATAGAGTGCATATTGCTCGACTAACACTTACTCCATCGGACACCAGTAAGTTTCCGGTACGTTTCAGTAGAAGACAATTCCCCATCGCTGTTTGTTTTGCAATGACGATAAACAAGAGTCAAGGCCAGTCTTTATCTCAG AGAGCGAGTGAGAGACATGCCCTGCTTCACTTCAAACAGGACATTCGTGTCGACTATTGCGGCATTCTCGATGATTGGGAACACACTCTAGACTGCTGTCAATGGCGCGGTATACGTTGCAACAACCAATCTGGCCATGTCATCGGTCTCAATCTTTCTGGTGAGTTGTGTCTACAAGGTACACTCAGCATTTCTCTACTTAACTTGAAGCATTTGAAATATTTGGACCTTAGTTATAATAATTTCCTAGAAACATTACCCAAATTTATAGGTTCACTAGCTAGCTTAGAACACCTTAATCTCTCTGGTGCTGGGTTTCAGGGTGTGATTCCCCAAGAAATCGGAAATCTTTCTAGTTTaacatctctcgatcttagcagtAACATTAATCTAAGGGCGGAAAGCTTGGGGTGGCTTTCGCGTTTGAGGTTGTTAAGGGAACTGGATTTAAGTGATATTGATCTGAGTACAACTGCAAACGCATGGCTCTCTATTGTTAACAACCTGCCTTTCTTACAAGAGCTTCATTTGGCTAATTGTAAACTGTCTCTAAACTCACCACTTTCTCTTTCATATATTAATTCATCCACAACCCTTGTTGTCCTCAGCCTATCACATAATAACTTGAATGACACATCAATATTTGAGTGGTTGTTAAACTTGAGCGGACTTGAGACCAGCCTTACATATCTTGATCTCTCTGAAAATCAGATGTTTGGAAATAATTTGCAATCATCTCAACGTTCAATGAAACGCCTTGATAATTTATGTAGCTTGCAAACCTTAAACTTAGAAGATACCAATCTCAACTACAAGTTCTCTGACATCATCCAATCCTTTTCTAAATGTCCACACAAGGCATTATTGTCCTTACGATTAAGTGGAAACCAAGTTTGGGGCTCGATTCCAGACAACATTGGCGCATTTTCTTCCTTAAGGGAATTAGACGTCGATGATAATCAACTCAATGGAACCATTAATGAATCACTTGGGAAACTCACGATGCTTAAGATTTTGGATCTTTCTTCAAATAATTTGCATGGAACCATTAGTCAATCACTTTGGAAATTGACGATGCTTGAGACTTTGGACCTTTCTTCAAATTATTTGAATGGAATCATCACAACCACCCACTTATCAAACATTCCAAAATTACGTTATCTGGGCTTGAGTTCCAACCCGGAAATTGTGGTTAACATTAGTGCTGATTGGATTCCACCATTTCAGCTGGATGAGCTACGTTTAAGTTCATGTAAGATAGGCCCATATTTTCCAAGGTGGATTACAACTCAAAAAAACTTGTCATGGCTTGATATATCCAATGCTAGCATTTCAGGCACTATTCCTATTTCCTTTTGGAACTCGAGCGTGTGTTTGGGAATTAGATATTTAGACATGTCTCACAATATGTTTAATGGTACAATTCCAGATGTATCAATCAGTTTTGACAACCAACCTGACATTAGACTTGGCTACAACCTCTTGGAAGGTGCAATACCCACATTTCTAAGGAACACTGTGTCCATTCTATACTTAAACAACAAGTTTTCGAAAGGCCTTACTCCTTTCTTGTGCCCACATAAACAAACGCCTCTTTTTGATCTTGACCTATCAAGCAACTTCTTTTCAGAAGAGTTTCCGGACTGTTGGAACTATTTCGATAAATTAAATAACCTTCATTTAGAGAACAATAGTCTTTGGGGAAAGTTACCGATCTCTATAGGTGAGTTAAACCTTGGTGGTCTACACTTAAGCAACAATAATCTATCGGGTGAACTACCGGCGTCCTTGGTGAATTGCACGTCATTGCTAATTCTTGACCTTGCAAATAACTCATTTACTGGTCGCATACCCCATGACATTGGGCATAATCTCGGATTTCTCGTAATTCTTAACCTACAAAGTAATCGCTTCGTTGGGGTTCTACCTACAAGCTTTTGTGATCTTTCTAACCTCCAATTCTTGGACCTTTCCGACAACTACATCTCTGGAACCATTCCAAGATGTATATACAAGCTGGTTAGCATGACTCACACAGATGATGAGTCCATTGAAAGTTTGGGGCCGTATACACACGGATATTCTTCCGATTATGAAAGCTTTACGTGGAAAAATAATGAACAAACATTCGCTGGTTTCAATTCGTTAATGTTACTAAAAGGCATTGATATTTCCAACAATAAGCTAGAAGGCGAGATTCCAGAAGGCATATCAAGTCTTGTTGGTTTGAAATTCTTAAATCTATCGAGAAACAATCTTACTGGTCCTATTATGTCAAAAATAGGCCAGTTGACGTCTTTGGAATCTCTTGATATATCAAATAACCATCTCTCTGGTGAAATTCCTCTAAGCTTAGCTCAAATTAGCTATCTATCGTCATTCGACATTTCCAACAATAGCTTGACAGGAAAGATCCCCATAGGCACACAATTACAAGGTTTTGATGCTTCATCATATATGGGAAACCCCGGACTTTGCGGAGCACCGCTTCCTAAATGTGCCGGAGATGAAGTACCTGCCATCGCACCAATTGGAGATGTCAAGCAAGACACGAAAGACGACTTCATGCTAGGAATGTACATAAGTGTTGTACTTGGAATCATTGTAGGATTTTGGGGAGTTTGTGGCACTTTAGTTGTGAAAAGATCTTGGAGACAGGCCTATTTCCGATTCTATGAAGACACAAGAGACAAGATTTATGTTATATGGGTTGTTAAAATAGCCAAAGCTTGGAGGAGATCTTAA
- the LOC141657908 gene encoding uncharacterized protein LOC141657908 — MGNGSSGGFRVYKGWYFSIYRIANIEIFTETQYNKFSKKLEIMAHIQSIPISSITKETSRTEQLTVRVMRLWYRKSETNPQDVKGVELILIDENGDTIQASVNQRLTRLFLEHLNEGSTYKIRRFSVSSNRVGLDMATIHPCKIWFEYSTRVVPIPNVDIPLSTHAFYTFNEVVFGAMPNRLYIDVIGRLEHIYPIRESNGKKRRTIVLGNNLNQNMCCSLFGDYLQQIAEIEQEFINKRKPTLVMLFVKRSVYEGEVSITTTWGATKILVNPDMNEVKVFNNGFPDDDEPIFGAPETPGYHPPILASANIKTLSEIPNLTKGGAYVTMAKIIELDTSGNSWYYYSCKECRTKVKQEEDGLWYCDREKINNNCTMKGVGVTSPIPRFQVKFIVTYEDPDSVEFIIWDDVMVDLLGKTAQTILDEDEMYSVVPPPDFRPLLDRTFVAKIRVTDLYNIQQKSKSFGVVSLCDDPRTIAKWDAMNNARKEQAISTSTRDTSKSDSIMEQMREMIESKPVLNSEEITPQKGVVETTEASDKSSATKMKEIKLGVRISETNLMITDNTPQSMSNPRVPLSDISNVSHTPCHRSSRRTTSEQLPIRTPPTNVSYDPTPSYANTVILTPNQLRARTAREKRQSQFSKKRGGSVHSNVSQNTVNCTGATSNVTELICSPTDVVERLVRDLCAEYGETFNEVIPSVNRIEQTPAWEGYWDCGDAEYECEKCHALMWFEERKDKRRGTRRPKFSLCCSDGKVELAFLQRNYFELIKLLTGQHRFSNHYRENIRAYNSMFSFTSMGGKIDHSINQGKGPYTFRMRGQNYHRIGTLVPTEDARPKFCQLYIYDTEEEVQNRKNAIRRSSDGRTYNLPTVSEVAALIEGDIGPHMEKRDIIVRRSCGGLQRISELHPLYTSLQYPLLIPSGEDGYRPGILHSASSIGVSRSDQPREETTCREWFAYHLIERPPDVEFPTILLSGKAFHQFLVDCYMLVESHRLNFIRFNQDRLRVDNYKNLSNAVERGDVEPSSADLFITFTCNPKWPEIVRFVSKRGLRPEDRPDIVCRVFKMKLDELIRDLKDRHIFGRARGVVYTIEFQKRGLPHAHIVLFLHREDKFPTAADVDKIISAEIHDPTTDPVLHSVVCEYMLHGPCGKAKPSCSCMVGGKCSKYYPKPCTERTTVDGDGYPIYKRSKEGVTVIKDDVPLGNDFVIPYNSQLLLKYRAHINVEWCNQSRSIKYLFKYINKGSDRVTMQSSYTRRNEEDPGRLDEIKRFYDCRYLSACEAAWRIFGFDIHYRTPAVERLQYYLPDEQPIVFHDDDWVDEVVEKTSLGVSQFLNWMGCNNSTVEEMQVAKELLYCEFPTKFVWKKKLRQWSLRKKGFTIGRLVHVPPQCGELYFMRVMLNHVKGPKCFEDIRTVNQFVHPTFREACYALGLIGDDREYIAAINEAADWGSGFYLRNLFATLLFCGTLSMPSRVWDETWQLLSDDILHRQRTILNNQDNIATFLTTYLQLTDEELQNYALIDIENSLQINGSSLRRFEGMPFPDNSATTHHRNTLVMDALSYDRQSLSEEHEIQLSSMTDEQRLVYNEVMEAALNNKGGVFFVYGYGGTGKTFLWRALCAVSGSKGDIVVVCCVKWNCSNIDTRWCNSSFQVWNFH, encoded by the exons ATGGGTAATGGAAGTAGTGGGGGATTTAGGGTTTACAAGGGGTGGTATTTTAGTATTTATAGGATTGCAAACATTGAGATTTTCACAGAAACTCAATATAACAAATTCAGTAAAAAACTTGAGATTATGGCACACATCCAGAGCATTCCAATTTCGAGCATCACAAAAGAAACATCAAGGACGGAGCAATTAACTGTTCGAGTTATGAGATTGTGGTACAGAAAGTCGGAGACAAATCCCCAGGACGTGAAAGGTGTAGAACTCATCCTAATTGATGAGAAT GGAGACACAATTCAGGCATCAGTCAACCAGAGGCTGACTCGCCTTTTCTTAGAGCACCTTAATGAAGGGAGCACTTACAAAATCAGAAGGTTCAGTGTATCATCAAACCGAGTGGGACTTGACATGGCAACAATTCACCCGTGCAAGATTTGGTTCGAGTATAGCACTAGGGTGGTACCGATTCCAAATGTAGATATTCCTCTTTCTACCCATGCTTTCTACACTTTCAATGAGGTCGTGTTTGGAGCAATGCCAAATAGACTTTATATTG ACGTAATTGGAAGGTTGGAGCATATTTATCCAATAAGAGAGAGCAATGGAAAGAAAAGGAGGACTATTGTTTTGGGCAATAATTT GAACCAAAACATGTGCTGCTCATTGTTTGGGGATTACCTTCAGCAAATTGCAGAAATTGAGCAAGAATTCATTAACAAACGAAAGCCAACATTGGTCATGCTTTTCGTAAAACGATCAGTTTATGAAG GGGAAGTTAGCATAACAACAACATGGGGTGCAACAAAAATATTGGTCAATCCAGATATGAACGAGGTGAAAGTGTTCAACAATGG TTTTCCAGATGATGATGAACCCATCTTTGGGGCTCCAGAAACTCCTGGGTACCACCCTCCAATCCTCGCAAGTGCAAACATCAAAACACTATCAGAGATACCAAATTTAACCAAAGGAGGGGCATATGTCACAATGGCCAAGATTATTGAGTTAGATACATCTGGTAATAGTTGGTACTACTACTCTTGCAAAGAATGCAGAACAAAAGTGAAGCAAGAAGAAGATGGGTTGTGGTATTGTGACAGGGAAAAAATTAACAATAATTGCACAATGAAGGGTGTGGGGGTGACATCACCAATACCAAGGTTTCAAGTCAAGTTTATTGTGACATATGAAGATCCAGATTCGGTTGAGTTCATTATTTGGGATGATGTAATGGTTGATTTGCTTGGGAAAACAGCACAAACCATCCTTGACGAAGATGAG ATGTACAGTGTCGTCCCTCCCCCAGATTTCAGGCCCCTACTAGACAGGACATTTGTGGCAAAAATTCGAGTGACTGATTTATATAACATTCAACAAAAATCGAAGTCATTTGGGGTGGTCAGTTTATGTGATGACCCAAGAACAATTGCCAAGTGGGATGCTATGAATAATGCAAGAAAG GAACAAGCAATATCAACTTCGACAAGGGACACTTCGAAATCAGATTCAATAATG GAGCAAATGAGAGAGATGATTGAGTCTAAACCTGTGCTGAATTCCGAAGAGATCACACCACAGAAAGGTGTCGTGGAGACAACTGAAGCATCTGACAAGTCATCTGCCACAAAAATGAAGGAAATTAAGTTAG GTGTTCGGATATCAGAAACAAACTTGATGATTACGGACAATACGCCACAATCAATGTCAAATCCTCGAGTACCGCTATCTGACATTAGTAACG TTTCTCATACCCCATGTCATCGAAGCAGCAGACGAACCACAAGTGAACAGTTACCGATACGAACCCCGCCAACTAACGTTTCTTATGATCCTACTCCATCATATGCGAACACTGTTATTCTAACGCCTAATCAGTTAAGAGCGAGAACGGCAAGAGAAAAAAGACAGTCGCAATTCTCTAAGAAACGTGGTGGTAGCGTTCATAGTAACGTTTCTCAAAATACGGTCAATTGTACAGGAGCAACCTCCAACGTGACAG AACTTATTTGTAGTCCGACCGATGTTGTTGAGCGCTTAGTGAGAGATCTATGTGCTGAATATGGTGAAACTTTCAATGAAGTGATTCCGTCTGTAAACCGAATTGAACAAACACCCG CATGGGAAGGATATTGGGACTGTGGTGATGCAGAATATGAGTGCGAGAAATGTCACGCGTTGATGTGGTTTGAGgagagaaaagataaaagacgtgGTACAAGACGTCCTAAGTTCTCACTTTGTTGTTCTGATGGAAAAGTTGAACTCGCATTTCTACAAAGAAATTACTTTGAACTTATAAAGTTGTTGACCGGTCAGCATCGATTTAGCAATCATTATAGGGAAAACATTAGAGCTTATAACTCGATGTTCTCATTCACTTCTATGGGCGGTAAAATCGATCATTCCATCAATCAAGGTAAAGGACCGTATACCTTTAGGATGAGAGGTCAAAATTACCATCGGATAGGGACTTTGGTACCGACCGAAGATGCAAGGCCAAAGTTCTGTCAACTTTACATTTATGACACGGAAGAGGAAGTTCAAAATCGAAAAAATGCAATTAG GAGATCAAGTGATGGAAGAACTTACAATCTTCCAACAGTTTCAGAGGTAGCGGCTTTAATTGAGGGTGATATTGGTCCACATATGGAGAAGCGAGATATTATTGTGAGAAGGTCGTGCGGTGGTTTACAGCGGATATCTGAGTTGCACCCTTTATACACCTCCTTACAATATCCTTTGTTAATTCCATCCGGAGAAGATGGGTATAGGCCGGGTATCCTACATAGTGCTTCTTCTATTGGTGTTAGCAGGAGTGACCAACCACGTGAAGAAACAACATGTAGGGAGTGGTTTGCTTATCATCTTATAGAGAGACCACCAGATGTTGAATTTCCAACGATCTTATTATCTGGTAAGGCATTCCACCAATTTTTAGTTGATTGTTATATGCTGGTCGAATCGCATAGGCTCAATTTCATTCGTTTTAACCAAGATCGACTTCGAGTTGATAATTATAAGAACCTCTCAAATGCTGTTGAAAGAGGAGATGTTGAGCCATCTTCGGCGG ATTTATTCATCACTTTCACCTGTAATCCAAAGTGGCCGGAAATAGTACGATTTGTTTCTAAAAGAGGCTTGCGACCCGAGGATCGTCCAGATATTGTCTGTCGCGTATTTAAAATGAAGCTTGATGAGTTGATTAGGGACTTAAAGGATCGACATATTTTTGGAAGAGCGCGAGGAG TCGTGTATACTATTGAATTTCAAAAACGTGGACTCCCTCATGCCCATATAGTATTGTTCCTACATCGGGAGGACAAATTTCCTACAGCCGCAGATGTTGACAAAATCATTTCCGCGGAGATTCATGATCCGACTACAGATCCCGTCTTACATAGTGTTGTTTGCGAGTATATGCTTCATGGACCGTGTGGTAAAGCAAAGCCCTCATGTTCGTGTATGGTGGGAGGCAAATGCTCAAAATATTACCCAAAGCCGTGCACCGAGAGAACAACGGTTGACGGTGATGGGTACCCTATATACAAGAGAAGCAAGGAAGGAGTTACGGTGATTAAAGATGATGTGCCCCTGGGAAATGATTTTGTCATTCCATATAACTCTCAGTTGTTGTTGAAATATCGGGCTCATATCAATGTCGAATGGTGTAATCAATCTAGATCCATAAAGTACCTATTTAAGTACATTAACAAGGGCTCTGATCGAGTTACAATGCAGTCGTCTTATACACGACGTAATGAGGAGGACCCTGGTCGACTTGATGAGATTAAGAGATTTTACGATTGTCGATATCTCTCTGCATGTGAAGCCGCTTGGAGAATTTTTGGGTTTGATATCCACTACAGAACTCCTGCTGTTGAAAGGCTACAATACTATCTTCCGGATGAGCAACCTATTGTCTTCCACGATGATGATTGGGTTGATGAGGTCGTAGAAAAGACTTCGCTCGGAGTGTCACAATTTCTTAATTGGATGGGCTGTAATAATTCGACAGTAGAAGAGATGCAGGTTGCTAAAGAATTATTGTACTGTGAATTTCCAACCAAATTTGTTtggaaaaagaaacttcgtcaaTGGAGCCTTAGGAAAAAAGGATTTACAATTGGTAGGTTGGTTCACGTTCCCCCGCAATGTGGTGAATTGTATTTCATGAGAGTAATGTTGAATCACGTTAAGGGACCAAAATGTTTTGAGGATATTAGGACTGTGAATCAGTTTGTTCATCCGACATTTAGAGAAGCATGCTATGCATTGGGATTAATTGGTGATGATCGAGAGTATATTGCAGCTATCAACGAAGCAGCTGATTGGGGGTCTGGCTTCTACTTGAGAAATTTGTTCGCGACGTTATTATTTTGTGGCACGTTGTCTATGCCGAGCAGAGTATGGGACGAAACTTGGCAACTGCTATCGGACGACATCCTTCATAGGCAACGCACTATTCTTAACAATCAAG ATAATATTGCAACTTTTTTAACCACATATTTACAGCTTACCGATGAAGAgttgcaaaattatgcacttatTGATATTGAAAATTCTCTTCAAATAAATGGTAGTTCACTTCGTCGATTTGAGGGAATGCCGTTCCCAGACAATTCTGCAACGACACATCATCGAAATACTTTAGTCATGGATGCGTTGTCGTACGATAGACAGTCCTTGAGTGAAGAACATGAGATTCAGTTATCTTCAATGACTGACGAGCAGAGGTTGGTGTATAATGAAGTGATGGAAGCTGCTTTAAATAACAAAGGAGGGGTGTTCTTCGTTTATGGATATGGTGGAACTGGGAAAACTTTCCTTTGGAGAGCCTTGTGTGCTGTTTCGGGGAGTAAGGGCGATATTGTTGTGGTTTGTTGCGTCAAGTGGAATTGCAGCAACATTGATACCAGGTGGTGTAACAGCTCATTCCAGGTTTGGAATTTCCATTAA